A genomic stretch from Chitinophagaceae bacterium includes:
- a CDS encoding DNA-binding protein: MKIHAFRLKPGQDLKKEIDAFVQKEKIEAGWIMTCVGSLTQWNIRFANQPEGAKDTGHFEIVSLVGTVSTNGSHLHLSISDSTGKTIGGHLLDENIVYTTAEIVIGEGTQLIFTREKDGSTPWEEFQVEKKD, encoded by the coding sequence ATAAAGATTCATGCTTTTCGGTTAAAGCCGGGGCAGGACCTGAAAAAAGAGATCGACGCCTTTGTACAGAAAGAAAAAATTGAGGCGGGATGGATCATGACCTGTGTGGGAAGTTTAACGCAATGGAATATCCGTTTTGCCAATCAACCAGAAGGTGCAAAAGATACAGGTCATTTTGAAATTGTGAGTTTGGTTGGAACAGTAAGCACCAACGGTTCTCATCTGCATCTCAGCATCAGCGACAGCACGGGCAAAACCATTGGCGGGCATTTATTAGATGAAAATATTGTTTACACCACTGCTGAAATTGTAATTGGCGAAGGAACGCAATTGATCTTTACAAGAGAGAAAGATGGGAGTACCCCTTGGGAGGAGTTCCAGGTGGAGAAGAAGGATTAA